A single window of Onychomys torridus chromosome 8, mOncTor1.1, whole genome shotgun sequence DNA harbors:
- the Sh3bp5l gene encoding SH3 domain-binding protein 5-like: MADFKKTPGGRETPQGELRPEMVEDEVPRSPVAEEPGGDGGNSSETKLSPREEEELDPRIQEELEHLNQASEEINQVELQLDEARTTYRRILQESARKLNTQGSHLGSCIEKARPYYEARRLAKEAQQETQKAALRYERAVSMHNAAREMVFVAEQGVMADKNRLDPTWQEMLNHATCKVNEAEEERLRGEREHQRVTRLCQQAEARVQALQKTLRRAIGKSRPYFELKAQFSQILEEHKAKVTELEQQVAQAKTRYSVALRNLEQISEQIHARRRGLPPHPLGPRRSSPVGAEAGPESIEDGDSGIEGAEGGGLEEGSSLGPGPGPDTDTLSLLSLRTVASDLQKCDSVEHLRGLSDHASLDGQELGPQSRGRRGSDGGVRGGRHQRSVSL; encoded by the exons ATGGCTGATTTCAAAAAGACTCCGGGGGGCCGAGAGACTCCACAGGGGGAACTGCGGCCCGAGATGGTAGAGGATGAAGTCCCTAGGAGTCCCGTCGCAGAGgagcctggaggagatgggggcaACAGCAGTGAGACCAAATTGTCCcctagagaggaggaagaactGGACCCTAGGATACAG GAGGAGCTGGAGCATCTGAACCAGGCTAGTGAGGAGATCAACCAGGTGGAGCTACAGCTAGAT GAGGCCAGGACCACTTATCGAAGGATCCTGCAGGAGTCTGCAAGAAAGCTCAACACACAGGGCTCTCACTTGGGGAGCTGTATTGAGAAGGCCCGGCCCTACTATGAGGCGCGCCGACTGGCGAAGGAG GCCCAGCAGGAGACACAGAAGGCGGCATTGCGCTATGAGAGGGCTGTGAGCATGCACAACGCTGCCCGGGAGATGGTCTTTGTGGCTGAGCAGGGTGTCATGGCTGACAAAAATCGACTGGACCCTACGTGGCAGGAGATGCTCAACCATGCTACCTGTAAG GTAAACGAGGCAGAGGAAGAGCGTCTTCGAGGTGAACGTGAACATCAGCGTGTGACTCGGCTATGCCAGCAGGCTGAGGCTCGAGTCCAGGCCCTGCAGAAGACCCTTCGACGGGCCATTGGCAAGAGCCGCCCCTACTTTGAGCTCAAGGCCCAGTTCAGCCAAATCCTGGAG GAGCACAAGGCCAAGGTGACGGAGCTGGAGCAGCAGGTAGCACAGGCCAAGACCCGCTACTCAGTGGCCCTGCGTAACCTGGAGCAGATCAGCGAGCAGATTCACGCGCGGCGCCGGGGCTTGCCTCCTCACCCCCTGGGCCCACGACGATCCTCTCCTGTGGGTGCTGAAGCTGGTCCTGAGAGCATTGAGGATGGGGACAGTGGGATTGAAGGGGCAGAGGGCGGGGGCCTGGAGGAGGGCAGCAGCCTTGGGCCTGGTCCAGGCCCAGACACAGACACGCTGAGCCTGTTAAGCCTGCGCACCGTGGCCTCTGACCTGCAGAAGTGTGACTCAGTGGAGCACCTGCGTGGCCTCTCAGACCATGCCAGTCTAGATGGCCAAGAGCTGGGACCCCAGAGCAGGGGACGCCGGGGAAGTGATGGTGGAGTCCGAGGGGGCCGGCACCAGCGCAGTGTTAGCCTGTAG